TAACCGAAGGCGGACTGGGTGATGCCGATGACGGCTTGATCCGGGTCTCCGCTTTCGTCCAAAATGATGGCGTTTTTGCCTCCCAGCTCGGCGATGACTTTCCTTATGATTCGCTGACCAGGATACACGTGTGAGCCTTTTCGAATCAGCCCCAGCCCAACTTCTTTGGACCCGGTGAACACCACGAGCGCCACTTCCGGGTGCTTCAACAACGCGTCACCGAGTTCCTCGCCCGTTCCCGGCAGTATATTCAGGACGCCGTCGGGCAAGCCGCTTTCCCGAAAAAACCGGCTTAAAACGAATGCCATGACGGGCGTCTGGCTCGAGGGCTTGAGAACCACGGTGTTACCGGCGACAATGGCGGCGCTCGTCATGCCTGTGGCAATGGAAAGCGGGAAATTCCACGGGGAAATAACCACCGCCACGCCCCGGGGTATCATTTCCACCTCGTTGATTTCGCCCGGAATCTGTTGCGTCTCGATTGTCTTTCCGAGCCGGATCGCATCCCTTCCGTAGTATTCGAGAAAATCAACGGCCTCACACACATCGGCGTCCGCCTCTCGTCTGATCTTCCCCGATTCTTTCATCATTAGGGCGATGAGAAACGCTTTCTCGCGCCGCATGCGCTCCGCTGTCTCGAACAGAACTCGGGCCCGTTCCTCCGGCCGCACCCCCCTCCAGCTCAAGAACGCCCGATGCGCGGCATCCACGGCGAGGTCGGCGTGAGCGGGTTCCGCCTTGGATACGAAGCCGATCACTTCTGATCGATCGGACGGATTGATGGATTCGAAACAATTACGAGCCCGGACCTCTTTTCCATCGATTATAAGAGGGTGATCCTTTCCCAGGGAGTCTTTCACGTCTTCAAGCGCTCGGGAAACGAGATCGCGGTTCTCTTCCACGGAAAAATCCAGTACCGGCTCGTTCACAAAGGGCCTGCGGGAGGTGTCGGTTTCCGGCCTCGCGAAGGCTATCTTCGACGGACGTTCGGAAGAGAGGTGTTGTGGGGGTTTTAGAAGACCCTCGAGGGAAGATTTTTCGATACTACTGGTCTCAAGGGCCCTGAGGAAAGACTCATTGGCGCTGTTCTCCAGGATTCTCCTCACCAAATACCCCATTCCCGGTATGAGTTCGCCGTAGGGAATGTAAAGGCGGGTGGGAACTCCCATCTTTAGCAGAGGATCAGTAAGCGGTTCACCCATGCCGTAGAGCAGTTGAAATTCGAAATGTTGCGCGTCCAGGGCCTCCGCCGCCGCCAGTGCGTTGGATAGGCTTCGTACGTTGTGGCTCGCAATCGCCGGTACGATGTACTCGTTGTGCTTGAGGAGGAGCCTCGACAGTCTCTCGAAATTCGCATCCGTCTCCCGCTTTCGGGCAAACACCGGCGCCGGCCACCCGAGACGCTTGGCTTTGATGACCTCATAGTCCCAGTAAGCGCCTTTGACCAACCGGATGATGAGCGGGTGACGGCGGCTCTCCGCCCATTGGATCAGGGAACGGATCCGCTGCTCGGAATCCCTGAGGTAAGCCTGTATCGCTATGCCTGCGTTGAAATGTTCGAATCGATTTTCGTCGAGCAATTCGGTCAGAATATCGGCGGTGATTCCGAGCGATTCGTATGTTTCCGCGTCCAGGGTCACAGTGGCATGGCAGGACTGCGCCATGGAAAAGATTTTTCGAAGCCGATTCTTGACCCTTTCGGCGGTCCCTTGCGGGTTGACCGGATCGAACTGGGAAAACAAGGACGACAGCTTAAGGGATATGCTGATGTCGGAACCGTCCTCGAGTGACGAAGAAAGCTTCTCGAGAAGGTTCAGATAATCGTGCATGTATCGGTCCGCCTCGACTTCACTGATGACCTCCTCGCCGAGAAAATCCACCGTAAACAGCAGCCCTCGCCGCTGAAGAGCTCGAATGGTTCCCAGGGCCTTGGTTACGTTGGACCCGCAGATGAAGTATCGAGCCAGCCGCTCGGTGGCGGAATGGATCATCTTCGCAGGAAGGGCGTCCGCCCCATAGCGGTCCAATAGCGACAATCCCTTTACCAGAGACGTCAGATGGGCTTCTCCCAAATATTCCTGAAGATGCCGGGTCGTGCTTTCAGCCCCCCGCAGAACCGGATATACGTCTATGAAACGCAAGACCTGCGTTTTGAACTCGTCGTTCCGGAAGCACTGTTCGAGCAATCTGGACTTCCACCATCCCGGTGACCAGAGTGACGGTTTCTTCTCTTCCATGTAGGAGAACATCCGTTCTCCGATTTGCCGTATCCTGGCTTCCAACTCCATGGATTCCACCATGCTGCGTTCTCCGCGGTCCACAGATGGGCGTGTCACACGTTCCTGGTGATTTCAGCGCACCGTTCATGAAAAAGAACCGGTTCCGTGAACGGCGCCGTCGGTACGCCGAGGCGCCGGCGGCAAATTCAATCTTGCATCAAGGGAGCGAAGATGTCAAAAGGGATGATGCTTCTGGAAAAGTCGACGAAATGCCTCGGCCGGACGCATGCGCAAATGAAGCGGGCATTTCAGCCTTTTTGAGGGCTTTTCAGCCACAACACACGTTGTTCCTGGAGAATACGCCATGGCCAACCTGATCGTTTGTTGTTTTCCCGGAGACGAAATCGCCCTTTTCGGAAATGCGGTACTCGGCAAGAATGATGAACAGTGGAAGGCCCTTCTCGTGTGTCCCGATCCGTTGGCCGGTCAATCTTACGAACAGGCTGCAGGTGCGTGGCGTACATCCTGTGTGGAATTGGGAGTGGAACCCCTGAAAAGCCTGAACCTCCCCTTTCTTCCGACGAAACAGTACGATTGGGGGGAACTCTCCGGCCTGATCCGGCCTTTCCTGAAATCCTGCGACAAGGTGTACGTTCCGGACCTCGAAGACGTTTCCTTCTTTCGACGGATGGTGAGTTTCTCCGCGGCGAGACACGCGACGTCCGTATGGGCGGAAGCGGTCTCAGGAGTCGGGGACGCCATTCACATATTGGATAGAAATCAGATAAACCGACTTTTCGGAATCGCCAATCAGCACTATGCCCTGCGACTTCGGGAAAAAAGGTTAGTTACCCAGGACTTTCGATCGGTCCGGCAATACCGCTGCCTGAGCGGAGAGACGGCGCTCCGGTTCTCGCACCAGTGGCTGTCCACGAACACACCGGACATTATGGACGACGACCCGTGGGACATTGGGAATTCAGTTTTCGAGCAAGAACGCCACCGGCTGGAACTGGCCGCGCTCCAACAATTGGAGTGGAATACCCTGGTCGAGATCGGAGGATGCGTGGGCGCCTTTACCCATCGGTTGGTGGAGGCTTTCCCGGGGAAGGATATCTGCGTGTACGAGCCCAACGCTCACTTCGCCGCAACGCTTGCCCGGCGCCTGGGTCAACGAGTTCGAGTGGTTCACGGCGGCGTCGGGAACCTGACGGAATCGTTCGACGTGGTGTTCGCCTCGAGTGTACTCTACTATCTCAAGAGGTTCCCTTTGAGCCTGTTGGACAGCGCCAATCGCTATTTCGTTACGAGCCATATCCGATGGTATCACGAGGAGATCGTCGGGCCGGTCTTTTTGGCGGCGGGCTGGAACGCGGTTTACGAGCACGAACTGCTCCCGGCCATCGAGGACTTCTGTTGCATACCCATTCTCCGGGAAGGAGCCTGCATAGTAGCCCATGAACGGCCGCACGCGGCGTAACGGCTTGCCTGCGGTCCCAGCCCGCCGGGCAGGTGCGCGTGCGATGCTCTCCCGTTTGCTCGGAATAGAAAAGGCAGGGCCGTTCCGGGTCCTGCCTTCCCCATACAGTGCTTCTTGAAAGCTTACTTTTTGATCTTCTTTCGAAATCCAACCAGGCCCAGAAGGCCCGCGCCGAACAGCCAGACGGCTCCAGGAATGGGGACCACGCACTGGGTGGCTATGGCTGCGTAGGTTTTCAGCGGCAAGGGACAATTGACGCCGACAAGATCGTCCCCCGTAACGTTAAAATCAAAATACACGTTTTCCCAACAAGGGTTCGGCTCGATCTTGAACGACCACTCGGTGAAGTAGTATTTATATCCGCCGATCCACACTTCATATTGATCCGTAACCTCTAGATTCGTCACCTCAAATCCACCGGGAGTGGACACGGACACGTCGTACGCAACGTTGTAGGTGGACCCAAACTTTACCCACCCCTCCTTGTATGGGTTCATGTGGTCATAGTTGTTCGCAAGGATGGCGAGATCATGGCCCTGGTAGTCAGTGGTGAGTAAAGGTTGGTTGAGCGGCCCTGGGTTGGTTCCCCAATCCGTGGGTGACATGTAAGGTGTGGCAGCGCCGTTCCAATGCCAATACGCCCACAGAGTGTTGTAGTCATCCGCCCAGTCCGGAAACCATCCGGGCGCTGAGTTTGCGTATACCAACCCCGGCACCAAAAAGACGCAGAGAAACGCGACTAATAGAACCCTTCTCTTCATTGTTCGTCCTCCTTAGTTTTGCTGCATAAAAAAAGCCGAGTTGCCTCCCTCCAGGCAACCCGGCTGTCTCTCTTGAGATCCGTGGCTTTCCGCACCCGACTCACAACGGGATTGGCTTTATCTGGCTATTCAAGTTGTCAAATAGTTACCTTGTAGTGTATCGGAATCCATTCAAGTCGTCAAGTAAAAAATGCAGTACAAAAAAAGATGGCAGAGGAAGGAAGACTCCCGGAATCCATCCTAGTTTTCCACGGCAAGATAGTCCCCTGCTTGCCATTTGAGAAATACTCCGCAGCCGGTAGGTCTAGCTGTTTGAACGCGTGGATACTTCTTGATCATCCGGCAATATCAGACGATGAAGCTAAAACCTTTGGAACACTTTCCGACTTGAGGGGCGGCATCGGGCCAATCATATGGTACCCATCCCAAAATCGAATCCTTTTTTGCCCTCGTATCCACGCTTCATTTCCGCTATCCGTTCCTCTAATCCCTGTGCAATGCGGTCCTCGGGTCTTTCGCCTTTTCCCCGCCGCTCCAGTTCTCTCGGGTCAATCGGTTTGCCGAATACTACGGTGATCGGATGAAACCGTTTCAGAAACCTTCCCGGCGGCAGCGCCTGATCGGCGCCTTGTATCAACACCGGAACCACTTTTACTGGAAAGTGATTCAGGATAAAGCCGATGCCGGACTTGAAGGCCTGCAGTTCACCTGTATGGGATCGCTGACCTTCGGGAAACCAAACCAAGCTTCTTTCCCGCTTCAGGACTTCAGCTCCGAATGCAAGGCTGGAAAGCGCAGCCTTTTCCGGATCGATGGGGACCACTTGTCCCAGCCGGCTGATAAAACGGTTGAACCAGTTGGCGAAAGCCGCACCCGTCCAGCCGCCCCAGTAGGTTTGCCGCAGGATCTGGAATTCAAGGGCCGCCGCAAGGGCGAACGGATCGAGATAGCTGATATGGTTAGGGGCCATAACAAAAGGTCCTCTCAGCGGCAGGTGCTCTCTCCCTATTGTGTTCAAGCCAAAGGCGTTTTTTATAAGAAATCGGTTGAATAAGAAAAGAATTCGGACGACCATCGTCATACGAGGCCCCAACGGCTCGAGCCATCGTTCTCCCTGTCGGCTCAGAAAGCGCTCCGGATACTCAAAGAATGACACTTCCGGCCTGCGGGTGTCGACTGAACCGGAAGCTTCCGACACTTTTCGCAGCAGATCTCGCACGACGTCGATTTCGCCGATCGCTCTATCGTCGAGTTCCACACCGGTGCGTTGTGCAATTTCCAGCG
This window of the Deltaproteobacteria bacterium genome carries:
- a CDS encoding proline dehydrogenase family protein gives rise to the protein MVESMELEARIRQIGERMFSYMEEKKPSLWSPGWWKSRLLEQCFRNDEFKTQVLRFIDVYPVLRGAESTTRHLQEYLGEAHLTSLVKGLSLLDRYGADALPAKMIHSATERLARYFICGSNVTKALGTIRALQRRGLLFTVDFLGEEVISEVEADRYMHDYLNLLEKLSSSLEDGSDISISLKLSSLFSQFDPVNPQGTAERVKNRLRKIFSMAQSCHATVTLDAETYESLGITADILTELLDENRFEHFNAGIAIQAYLRDSEQRIRSLIQWAESRRHPLIIRLVKGAYWDYEVIKAKRLGWPAPVFARKRETDANFERLSRLLLKHNEYIVPAIASHNVRSLSNALAAAEALDAQHFEFQLLYGMGEPLTDPLLKMGVPTRLYIPYGELIPGMGYLVRRILENSANESFLRALETSSIEKSSLEGLLKPPQHLSSERPSKIAFARPETDTSRRPFVNEPVLDFSVEENRDLVSRALEDVKDSLGKDHPLIIDGKEVRARNCFESINPSDRSEVIGFVSKAEPAHADLAVDAAHRAFLSWRGVRPEERARVLFETAERMRREKAFLIALMMKESGKIRREADADVCEAVDFLEYYGRDAIRLGKTIETQQIPGEINEVEMIPRGVAVVISPWNFPLSIATGMTSAAIVAGNTVVLKPSSQTPVMAFVLSRFFRESGLPDGVLNILPGTGEELGDALLKHPEVALVVFTGSKEVGLGLIRKGSHVYPGQRIIRKVIAELGGKNAIILDESGDPDQAVIGITQSAFG
- a CDS encoding class I SAM-dependent methyltransferase, translating into MANLIVCCFPGDEIALFGNAVLGKNDEQWKALLVCPDPLAGQSYEQAAGAWRTSCVELGVEPLKSLNLPFLPTKQYDWGELSGLIRPFLKSCDKVYVPDLEDVSFFRRMVSFSAARHATSVWAEAVSGVGDAIHILDRNQINRLFGIANQHYALRLREKRLVTQDFRSVRQYRCLSGETALRFSHQWLSTNTPDIMDDDPWDIGNSVFEQERHRLELAALQQLEWNTLVEIGGCVGAFTHRLVEAFPGKDICVYEPNAHFAATLARRLGQRVRVVHGGVGNLTESFDVVFASSVLYYLKRFPLSLLDSANRYFVTSHIRWYHEEIVGPVFLAAGWNAVYEHELLPAIEDFCCIPILREGACIVAHERPHAA